The nucleotide sequence TTTGATCTATAGGACCTTAATACTAAGCTATTATATCTAGGTGTACAAAATAAACCTTTCCTAGCACCATGAGGGGATAAGTCGTAGATAAGAAAATTTTTCATAGTTGGCATGTTGACAAATACATCATCATCAGTCTTCAAGATATATTTGGCTTGAGGGCAATGGTAAACGAAATACTTCAAAGTCATCACATGCTTATAAGTCAGATTTCTGTATGTATCTGCGAAACTGCCTTGAATAACGTCATTATGCAACACGTTTTCCGCTTCTATCATCTTCTGTAAGTGCTCGGAATGAGTACCAACACTGCCAACCATAAATAATACTTTCACGTTGTCTTCCTTTTCTCCCCATGTTTCTCTTATAGTCTGCCTCTTTTCAAAGTTTGAAGGCGCTGAATGCACTAATACTAGTAGTAGTAAAGGAATGGTTTCGTTGCAAATGAAgttaatcatagaaaaattaaagTTGAGATCAATCAGTTGGTTGTAGTCGTTCTCCGGTACGTGAAGAACTTTTTCGGTGAAGCCGGGGTCATCCTTTGTCAATACTGTGTATGGTGTAGATATTGTTGTGGAGGCTGGAACTACTATATAACGAGGGGTTGACAATTCGTGCCATAATA is from Diabrotica virgifera virgifera chromosome 9, PGI_DIABVI_V3a and encodes:
- the LOC126891835 gene encoding beta-1,3-galactosyltransferase 5-like, encoding MLEKRPWTKLVVLLLGFVIVLLLWHELSTPRYIVVPASTTISTPYTVLTKDDPGFTEKVLHVPENDYNQLIDLNFNFSMINFICNETIPLLLLVLVHSAPSNFEKRQTIRETWGEKEDNVKVLFMVGSVGTHSEHLQKMIEAENVLHNDVIQGSFADTYRNLTYKHVMTLKYFVYHCPQAKYILKTDDDVFVNMPTMKNFLIYDLSPHGARKGLFCTPRYNSLVLRSYRSKWRVSFSEYPERVYPAYCPGWALLYTPDVIFAIYKEAQKSNFFWIDDIHITGTLFKKLNFTHTNIEPLVLSESNLYNIVYRSYNVSQPFLFGSANMLEKEIRKLWNFVKKREAQRFIFSDITN